One Burkholderia pyrrocinia DNA segment encodes these proteins:
- a CDS encoding chloride channel protein, protein MRLDLPSVPASSSPPASPFVRMAAVTILTGVGAGLGGTLLALLLHAIQHVAYGYSVAHVIGTESFLTGVTDADPLRRFAVLVFCGIVAGGGWWALYRYGRPLVSIRRAVRAADPRMPFVSTTIHALLQIVTVALGSPLGREVAPREIGSLLAGRLAHAAGLTPDDCRLMVACGAGAGLAAVYNVPLGGAIFVLEVLLGTFELRALVVAVVTSAIAAAVAWIGLGNEHQYTVPAFALSAPLVAWSIVCGPLFGFAAYGFVRLTTRARANAPKDWRLPVLALVNFAVIGVLAMRFPQLLGNGKGPASLGFDGTLTFGLAATLLVLKVLIEAGSLRAGAEGGLLTPGLANGALLGIVFGGLWSLVWPGASIGGCALIGATAFLAASMQMPITAVVLLLEFTRANHDSLVPMLLAVAGSLVAYRFAQRQAERRAKAIAMVGEHSAATR, encoded by the coding sequence ATGCGCCTCGATCTCCCGTCCGTTCCCGCATCCTCGTCGCCGCCGGCCAGCCCGTTCGTGCGCATGGCCGCCGTCACGATCCTGACCGGCGTCGGCGCGGGGCTCGGCGGCACGCTGCTCGCGCTGCTGCTGCACGCGATCCAGCACGTCGCGTACGGCTACAGCGTCGCGCACGTGATCGGCACCGAGAGTTTTCTCACCGGCGTGACCGATGCCGATCCGCTGCGCCGGTTCGCGGTGCTCGTCTTCTGCGGGATCGTCGCCGGCGGCGGCTGGTGGGCGCTTTACCGGTACGGCCGGCCGCTCGTCAGCATCCGCCGTGCGGTGCGCGCGGCCGATCCGCGGATGCCGTTCGTCAGCACGACGATTCACGCGCTGCTGCAGATCGTCACCGTCGCACTCGGCTCGCCGCTCGGCCGCGAAGTCGCGCCGCGCGAGATCGGTTCGCTGCTCGCCGGGCGGCTCGCGCATGCCGCGGGGCTCACGCCCGACGACTGCCGGCTGATGGTCGCGTGCGGTGCCGGTGCCGGGCTTGCCGCCGTCTACAACGTGCCGCTCGGCGGCGCGATCTTCGTACTCGAAGTGCTGCTCGGCACGTTCGAACTGCGTGCGCTGGTCGTGGCGGTCGTGACGTCCGCGATCGCGGCGGCGGTCGCGTGGATCGGCCTCGGCAACGAACACCAGTACACGGTGCCGGCGTTTGCGCTGAGCGCGCCGCTCGTCGCGTGGTCGATCGTCTGCGGGCCGCTGTTCGGCTTCGCCGCGTACGGCTTCGTGCGGCTCACGACCCGTGCGCGAGCGAACGCGCCGAAAGACTGGCGGTTGCCCGTGCTTGCGCTCGTCAACTTCGCGGTGATCGGCGTGCTTGCGATGCGGTTTCCGCAACTGCTCGGCAACGGCAAGGGGCCGGCGTCGCTCGGCTTCGACGGCACGCTGACGTTCGGCCTCGCGGCAACGCTGCTCGTGCTGAAGGTGCTGATCGAGGCGGGCAGCCTGCGGGCCGGCGCGGAGGGCGGCCTGCTGACGCCGGGCCTCGCGAACGGCGCGCTGCTCGGCATCGTGTTCGGCGGGCTGTGGAGCCTCGTCTGGCCGGGCGCGTCGATCGGCGGGTGTGCGCTGATCGGTGCGACCGCGTTTCTCGCGGCGTCGATGCAGATGCCGATCACGGCGGTCGTGCTGCTGCTCGAATTCACGCGCGCGAATCACGACAGCCTCGTGCCGATGCTGCTCGCCGTGGCCGGGTCGCTTGTTGCGTACCGGTTTGCGCAGCGGCAGGCCGAGCGGCGAGCGAAGGCGATTGCGATGGTGGGCGAACACTCGGCAGCGACGCGCTAA
- a CDS encoding STM2901 family protein → MAHSYKYGIHDGLSREALLFLVFIEETGKQVGVNDAVGIAMVLLGQRFIPTRGKFANAVKGTSIASVVSRRLLPYELKHRILPTVTSFTSLIMLRIKFTRNIGAFVGRAIPGAGWVLLATDVSLITYRTVITYNSMVKPEDRLYG, encoded by the coding sequence ATGGCACATTCGTACAAGTACGGCATTCATGACGGCTTGAGCCGCGAAGCGTTGCTCTTCCTGGTCTTCATCGAAGAGACTGGCAAGCAGGTGGGGGTAAATGATGCAGTCGGTATCGCGATGGTGTTGCTGGGCCAGCGCTTTATCCCGACGCGCGGGAAGTTTGCGAACGCCGTCAAGGGCACCTCCATCGCGTCTGTCGTTTCCCGTCGCTTGCTGCCGTACGAGCTGAAGCATCGGATTTTGCCTACCGTTACATCGTTCACGAGTCTTATCATGTTGCGCATCAAGTTCACGCGGAATATCGGCGCATTCGTTGGGCGCGCGATTCCAGGAGCAGGTTGGGTACTCTTGGCAACGGATGTATCGCTGATCACTTATCGCACGGTTATCACCTACAACAGCATGGTGAAGCCCGAGGATCGTCTGTATGGCTGA
- a CDS encoding DUF1493 family protein — MADAWKSLEAFIATDIGRLPVDRIELTRDTDLYHDLDLEPNDIDELVRQWAVTFDVDLSAFDIHYYYPSAKLGIGSFLAAVVKSPFSNDARETLGGRSLTLGMMEQAMERGRWEL; from the coding sequence ATGGCTGACGCATGGAAGAGTCTCGAAGCGTTTATTGCGACCGATATCGGCAGGCTTCCGGTCGATCGAATCGAACTGACGCGGGACACGGACCTCTATCACGATCTCGACCTGGAGCCGAATGACATCGACGAACTCGTCAGGCAATGGGCCGTGACGTTTGACGTCGACCTCTCTGCGTTCGACATCCACTATTACTACCCGTCCGCGAAACTCGGCATCGGTTCGTTCCTTGCGGCGGTCGTCAAATCCCCGTTCAGCAACGACGCGCGCGAGACATTGGGCGGCCGGTCACTGACGCTCGGAATGATGGAACAGGCGATGGAGCGCGGACGCTGGGAGTTGTGA
- a CDS encoding amino acid permease has product MVSGNESDGLKRGLKNRHIQLIALGGALGTGLFLGIAQTIKMAGPSVLLGYAVAGIVAFFIMRQLGEMVVDEPVAGSFSYFANKYFGHFTGFLSGWNYWVLYILVSMAELSAVGIYVQYWWPGVPTWVSALVFFVVINLINLTSVKSYGETEFWFSIIKVAAIVGMICFGGWLLASGNAGPEASVRNLWQHGGFFPNGVSGLVMSMAAIMFSFGGLELVGITAAEADDPKRSIPRATNQVIYRILIFYIGALAVLLSLYPWEKVVSGGSPFVLIFHALSSNLVANVLNVVVLTAALSVYNSGVYCNSRMLFGLAQQGNAPKVLCSVNKRGIPLAALGASALATGLCVLVNYFMPGKAFEVLMGLVVSALIINWAMISLIHLKFRQAKRAAGEKTSFRSLGYPFTNYLCLAFMAGILVVMYLTPDLRLSVYLIPVWLAVLAIGYRFRQKNAGYAMRDSASAR; this is encoded by the coding sequence ATGGTTTCTGGAAACGAGAGCGACGGCCTGAAGCGCGGGCTGAAGAACCGGCACATCCAGTTGATCGCGCTCGGCGGCGCGCTCGGCACCGGGCTGTTCCTCGGCATCGCGCAGACGATCAAGATGGCCGGCCCGTCCGTGCTGCTCGGCTATGCGGTGGCCGGCATCGTTGCGTTCTTCATCATGCGCCAGCTCGGCGAGATGGTCGTCGACGAGCCCGTCGCAGGTTCGTTCAGCTACTTCGCCAACAAGTATTTCGGCCACTTCACGGGCTTCCTGTCCGGCTGGAACTACTGGGTGCTGTACATCCTCGTCAGCATGGCCGAACTGTCGGCCGTCGGGATCTACGTGCAGTACTGGTGGCCGGGCGTGCCGACCTGGGTGTCGGCGCTCGTGTTCTTCGTCGTGATCAACCTGATCAACCTGACCAGCGTGAAGTCCTACGGCGAGACGGAATTCTGGTTCTCGATCATCAAGGTCGCCGCGATCGTCGGGATGATCTGCTTCGGCGGCTGGCTGCTCGCAAGCGGGAATGCCGGGCCGGAGGCCAGCGTCAGGAACCTGTGGCAGCACGGCGGCTTCTTCCCGAACGGCGTGTCGGGCCTCGTGATGTCGATGGCCGCGATCATGTTCTCGTTCGGCGGGCTCGAGCTCGTCGGCATCACGGCGGCCGAGGCCGACGATCCGAAGCGCAGCATCCCGCGCGCGACCAACCAGGTCATCTACCGCATCCTGATTTTCTACATCGGCGCGCTCGCCGTGCTGCTGTCGCTGTATCCGTGGGAGAAGGTCGTCAGCGGCGGCAGCCCGTTCGTACTGATCTTCCATGCGCTGAGCAGCAACCTGGTCGCGAACGTGCTGAACGTCGTCGTGCTGACGGCCGCGCTGTCGGTCTACAACAGCGGCGTGTACTGCAACAGCCGGATGCTGTTCGGCCTCGCGCAGCAGGGCAACGCGCCGAAGGTGCTGTGCTCGGTGAACAAGCGCGGCATTCCGCTTGCCGCGCTCGGCGCGTCGGCGCTCGCGACCGGCCTGTGCGTGCTGGTCAACTACTTCATGCCCGGCAAGGCGTTCGAGGTGCTGATGGGTCTCGTCGTGTCGGCGCTGATCATCAACTGGGCGATGATCAGCCTGATCCACCTGAAGTTCCGCCAGGCCAAGCGCGCAGCCGGGGAGAAGACTTCCTTCCGCAGTCTGGGCTATCCTTTCACGAATTACCTGTGCCTGGCATTCATGGCCGGCATTCTCGTCGTGATGTACCTGACGCCGGATCTCCGCCTGTCGGTGTACCTGATCCCGGTATGGCTCGCGGTGCTCGCGATCGGGTATCGCTTCCGTCAGAAGAATGCAGGCTATGCGATGCGCGACAGCGCATCCGCACGCTGA
- a CDS encoding phospholipase C yields the protein MFRQALLVTACAAAALALFACGGSDDPTSTPAVSSQDALQTATPIKHVVVIYGENISFDHYFGTYPNATNPSGEPAFTAKAGTPTPNGLTGTLLSANPNFTNTANGTDAANPFRLDRTQAATADQNHAYTAEQQAEDNGLADLFPKYTGKGSSGGAGAFGTKGQVMGYFDGNTVTALWNYAQRFAMSDNMYTTSYGPSTPGALNVVSGQTNGMQIVKTSKQPSTLAASSYYINDGQGGFTMINDVDPGNDVCSSTTDQALMSGKNIGDLLNGAKITWGGFMGGFNLSTTNGNGTTGCNRSTVATAVNAATADYIPHHNWFQYYASTSNPQHTRPSSVAAIGSSLETDGKTAEPANHQYDTDDFFAAVKAGNFPSVSYLKAPAAQDAHAGYSDPLDEQAFVTKVVNFLQQQPDWQNTAVIVTYDDSDGWYDHVYTAPTRSSSDPVDQVNGSGKCGTGGTTGVNGATVNGRCGPGVRIPLIVISPYAKQNYVDHTMIDQASVVRFIEDNWLGGQRIGGGSFDATAGDLRSLFDFTSKPNTTPLYLDPTLGTALSAAPSI from the coding sequence ATGTTCCGTCAAGCCTTGCTCGTCACCGCCTGCGCAGCCGCAGCGCTTGCGCTGTTCGCCTGCGGCGGCAGCGACGATCCGACGTCGACGCCCGCGGTGTCGTCGCAGGATGCGCTGCAGACCGCCACGCCGATCAAGCACGTCGTCGTGATCTACGGTGAAAACATCTCGTTCGACCACTACTTCGGCACCTACCCGAACGCGACGAACCCGTCGGGCGAACCGGCGTTTACCGCGAAGGCCGGCACGCCGACGCCGAATGGCCTGACGGGCACGCTGCTCTCCGCGAACCCGAACTTCACGAACACGGCCAACGGCACCGACGCGGCGAACCCGTTCCGCCTCGACCGCACGCAGGCCGCGACCGCCGACCAGAACCACGCGTACACGGCCGAGCAGCAGGCCGAGGACAACGGCCTCGCCGACCTGTTCCCGAAGTACACGGGCAAAGGCTCGTCCGGCGGCGCCGGCGCGTTCGGCACGAAGGGCCAGGTGATGGGCTACTTCGACGGCAACACCGTGACGGCGCTGTGGAACTATGCGCAGCGCTTCGCGATGAGCGACAACATGTACACGACGTCGTACGGCCCGTCGACGCCGGGCGCGCTGAACGTCGTGTCGGGGCAGACCAACGGGATGCAGATCGTGAAGACGTCGAAGCAGCCTTCGACGCTCGCAGCCAGCTCGTACTACATCAATGACGGCCAGGGCGGCTTCACGATGATCAACGACGTCGACCCCGGCAACGACGTGTGCTCGAGCACGACCGACCAGGCGTTGATGAGCGGCAAGAACATCGGCGACCTGCTGAACGGCGCGAAGATCACGTGGGGCGGCTTCATGGGCGGCTTCAACCTGTCGACGACCAACGGCAACGGCACGACGGGCTGCAACCGCAGCACGGTCGCCACCGCCGTGAACGCCGCGACGGCCGACTACATCCCGCACCACAACTGGTTCCAGTACTACGCGTCGACGTCGAACCCGCAGCACACGCGGCCGAGCTCGGTCGCCGCGATCGGTTCGAGCCTCGAAACCGACGGCAAAACCGCCGAACCCGCGAACCACCAGTACGACACGGACGATTTCTTCGCAGCCGTGAAGGCCGGCAACTTCCCGTCGGTCAGCTACCTGAAGGCACCGGCCGCGCAGGACGCACACGCGGGCTATTCGGATCCGCTCGACGAGCAGGCGTTCGTGACGAAGGTCGTCAACTTCCTGCAGCAGCAGCCGGACTGGCAGAACACGGCCGTGATCGTCACGTATGACGACTCGGACGGCTGGTACGACCACGTGTACACGGCGCCGACGCGTTCGTCGTCCGACCCGGTCGACCAGGTCAACGGCAGCGGCAAGTGCGGCACGGGCGGCACCACCGGCGTGAACGGCGCGACCGTGAACGGCCGCTGCGGCCCGGGCGTGCGCATCCCGCTGATCGTGATCTCGCCGTATGCGAAGCAGAACTACGTCGACCACACGATGATCGACCAGGCGTCCGTCGTGCGCTTCATCGAGGACAACTGGCTCGGCGGCCAGCGCATCGGCGGCGGTTCGTTCGATGCGACGGCGGGCGACCTGCGCAGCCTGTTCGACTTCACGTCGAAGCCGAACACGACGCCGCTGTACCTCGACCCGACGCTCGGCACGGCATTGAGCGCGGCACCGTCGATCTGA
- a CDS encoding Lrp/AsnC family transcriptional regulator — MPEPVLDRIDRHLLSILQENGRASNLDLAKAVGLSPAQTLRRHRRLEEIGAIRRYETRLCPDTLGFGVTAFVHVTMERGHIRDLSKFQKLVSDLAQIQECFSVTGDIDYVLKVVAHDLKGLSRFLLETLMRIPGVSGVHSSVCLDEIKCTSAMPVES; from the coding sequence ATGCCTGAACCGGTTCTCGACCGCATCGATCGCCACTTGCTTTCGATCCTGCAGGAGAACGGCCGCGCGTCGAACCTCGACCTGGCGAAGGCTGTCGGCCTGTCGCCCGCGCAGACATTGCGGCGCCACCGGCGGCTGGAAGAGATCGGCGCGATCCGCCGCTACGAAACCCGGCTCTGCCCGGACACGCTCGGCTTCGGCGTCACCGCGTTCGTGCACGTGACGATGGAGCGCGGGCATATCCGCGACCTGTCGAAGTTCCAGAAACTGGTGTCCGATCTCGCGCAGATCCAGGAGTGTTTCTCGGTGACGGGCGATATCGACTATGTGCTGAAGGTCGTCGCACACGACCTGAAGGGGCTGTCGCGGTTCCTGCTCGAAACGCTGATGCGGATTCCCGGCGTGAGCGGCGTGCATTCGAGCGTGTGCCTCGACGAGATCAAGTGCACGAGTGCGATGCCGGTGGAAAGCTGA
- a CDS encoding EamA family transporter — MDPPQRRFRVADRQRVFSVPIPVLFAVLCAAFLHASWNALVRSSGDRLRSATVLQIAIGLFALLFLPAAAPVTPMSWLCVVASAVIHVVYTLLLVRAYEHGDLTVAYPVARGTAPLLVTLGAAAFAGEHLNAGAQGGLVLICAGILAIGLEGGRGAKHRMTQVLPTAFATGASIAAYSVVDGIGVRESGSTVGYTAWMFVLTGAMMAAYYRLRAGPLRLTQDVGETAKAACGGVFAALAYGIVIWAMDRAPMGPVSALRETSVVFAALIARVYLGERLTPRRAAGCAVIAAGALLISAFEAVR; from the coding sequence ATGGATCCCCCGCAGCGACGATTTCGCGTTGCCGACCGTCAGCGAGTATTCAGCGTGCCGATTCCCGTTCTGTTTGCCGTTCTGTGCGCGGCGTTCCTGCATGCGTCATGGAATGCGCTCGTCCGCAGCAGCGGCGACCGGCTGCGGTCGGCCACGGTGCTGCAGATCGCGATCGGGCTGTTCGCGCTGCTGTTCCTGCCTGCCGCCGCGCCGGTCACGCCCATGAGCTGGCTCTGTGTCGTTGCATCGGCCGTGATTCACGTCGTCTATACGCTGCTGCTGGTACGCGCCTACGAGCACGGCGACCTGACCGTCGCGTACCCGGTTGCGCGCGGCACCGCGCCGCTGCTCGTCACGCTCGGCGCGGCGGCGTTCGCGGGCGAGCACCTGAACGCCGGTGCGCAAGGCGGGCTCGTGCTGATCTGCGCGGGCATCCTGGCGATCGGGCTCGAGGGCGGGCGCGGCGCGAAGCACCGGATGACGCAGGTGTTGCCGACCGCGTTCGCGACCGGCGCGTCGATCGCGGCCTACAGCGTGGTCGACGGGATCGGCGTGCGGGAAAGCGGCAGCACGGTCGGCTATACCGCGTGGATGTTCGTGTTGACGGGCGCGATGATGGCCGCGTATTACCGGCTGCGCGCGGGGCCGCTGCGGCTGACGCAGGATGTCGGCGAGACGGCGAAGGCTGCGTGCGGCGGCGTGTTCGCGGCGCTTGCGTACGGCATCGTGATCTGGGCGATGGATCGCGCGCCGATGGGCCCCGTGTCGGCGCTGCGCGAAACGAGCGTGGTGTTCGCGGCGCTGATTGCGCGCGTGTATCTCGGCGAGCGGCTGACGCCGCGCCGTGCGGCCGGTTGCGCGGTGATCGCGGCAGGGGCGCTGCTGATCAGTGCGTTCGAGGCGGTGCGCTGA
- a CDS encoding amino acid aminotransferase — MFEHIDAYPGDPILTLNENFQKDPRDQKVNLSIGIYFDAEGRIPVMGAVREAETVLQRESGPKPYLPMVGLPAYRDAVQALVFGADHPARAAGRIATLQTLGGSGALKVGADFLKRYFPDAQVWLSDPSWENHRFIFERAGFMVNTYPYYDEATGGLKFDAMLAAIDALPARSIVLLHACCHNPTGVDLDEGQWEKLIDVIEARGLLPFVDMAYQGFGAGLDADAFAVRELARRGVPALVANSFSKNFSLYGERVGGLSVVCEDAAAADRVLGQLAGAVRSNYSNPQTYGAKVVAAVLGTPALRKQWEEELSAMCRRIARMRQSIHDGLRDHVSGEALTRYVKQRGMFTYTGLTESQVDALREVHGVYILRSGRMCVAGLNDSNVGIVADAIGKVLKSGV; from the coding sequence ATGTTCGAACACATCGACGCGTACCCGGGCGATCCGATCCTGACGCTCAACGAGAACTTCCAGAAAGATCCGCGCGACCAGAAGGTCAACCTGAGCATCGGCATCTACTTCGACGCCGAAGGACGGATTCCGGTGATGGGTGCCGTGCGCGAAGCCGAAACCGTACTGCAGCGCGAAAGCGGCCCGAAGCCGTACCTGCCGATGGTCGGCCTGCCCGCGTATCGCGACGCCGTGCAGGCGCTCGTGTTCGGCGCCGATCACCCGGCCCGCGCGGCCGGCCGCATCGCGACCCTGCAGACGCTCGGTGGCTCGGGCGCGCTGAAGGTGGGCGCCGATTTCCTGAAGCGCTATTTCCCGGACGCGCAGGTGTGGCTCAGCGACCCTAGCTGGGAAAACCACCGCTTCATCTTCGAGCGGGCCGGCTTCATGGTGAACACGTACCCGTACTACGACGAGGCGACGGGCGGCCTGAAGTTCGACGCGATGCTCGCGGCGATCGACGCGCTGCCGGCGCGCAGCATCGTGCTGCTGCACGCGTGCTGCCATAACCCGACCGGCGTCGACCTCGACGAAGGCCAGTGGGAAAAGCTGATCGACGTGATCGAGGCGCGCGGCCTGCTGCCGTTCGTCGACATGGCATACCAGGGCTTCGGCGCGGGCCTCGACGCGGACGCGTTCGCGGTGCGCGAACTGGCCCGCCGCGGTGTGCCGGCGCTGGTTGCGAACTCGTTCTCGAAGAACTTCTCGCTGTACGGCGAGCGCGTGGGCGGCCTGAGCGTCGTCTGCGAAGATGCGGCCGCGGCCGACCGCGTGCTCGGCCAGCTGGCCGGCGCCGTGCGCTCGAACTACAGCAACCCGCAAACCTACGGCGCGAAGGTCGTCGCGGCCGTGCTCGGCACGCCCGCGCTGCGCAAGCAGTGGGAAGAGGAACTGTCGGCGATGTGCCGCCGCATCGCGCGGATGCGCCAGTCGATCCACGACGGGTTGCGCGACCACGTCAGCGGCGAAGCGCTCACACGCTACGTGAAGCAGCGCGGGATGTTCACGTACACGGGCCTGACCGAATCGCAGGTCGACGCGCTGCGCGAAGTGCACGGCGTGTACATCCTGCGTTCGGGCCGGATGTGCGTGGCGGGCCTGAACGACTCGAACGTCGGCATCGTCGCGGACGCGATCGGCAAGGTGCTGAAGAGCG
- a CDS encoding type VI secretion system amidase immunity protein Tai4 produces the protein MKGAWIAAVLACVALHPSVVSAKDAAQASPAAGSRTYIQNFKDMVLAECLATAYKQAPGASKDIGSSTSALRDWTYYDMERAPDVVQSLVAAYLARDYRNPVVESDVKDVKFDFLKCMDLYHGKALDTAARKLVLRPNGTYRSESGKKPR, from the coding sequence ATGAAGGGAGCCTGGATCGCGGCCGTGCTGGCGTGCGTCGCGCTGCATCCCTCGGTGGTTTCGGCGAAGGATGCAGCGCAAGCGTCACCGGCGGCCGGTTCGCGGACTTACATCCAGAACTTCAAGGACATGGTGCTCGCGGAGTGCCTGGCGACCGCTTACAAGCAGGCGCCCGGCGCGAGCAAGGATATCGGCAGCAGCACCAGCGCGTTGCGCGACTGGACTTACTACGACATGGAGCGTGCGCCGGACGTCGTTCAGTCGCTGGTTGCCGCTTATCTCGCGCGCGATTACCGGAATCCGGTCGTCGAATCCGACGTCAAGGACGTGAAGTTCGACTTCCTGAAGTGCATGGATCTTTACCACGGAAAGGCGCTGGACACCGCGGCGCGAAAGCTCGTATTGCGGCCGAACGGCACCTATCGGTCAGAGAGCGGAAAGAAGCCGCGGTAA
- a CDS encoding cytochrome-c peroxidase — MTARPAFPSPDASGTPAPRAPSRRLRRAAFVLGAAVLGYGAFAIAFPAQVPAALGTVVADWTGANPHPVVLQRPAAQPLSAVAQLGRALFVDPSLSASGKQSCASCHSPDHAYGPPNALDVQPGGLAMTQQGYRPPPSLMYLYRQPNFSIGPDAGENDAAPSVAQQAASAAGVVKAQKVAGTSAAPQLVPQGGMFWDGRADTLQQQAFGPLLNPVEMANASIDDVAHKLAQSPHRAQFEQLFGTRVFDSPQLAVSEAMFAIARYQVEDPSFHPYSSKYDRWLEGRARLSQAELRGLRLFNDPDKANCAGCHLSKPGKDGLPPMFTDYQYEALGAPRNKQLAQNRNAAFYDLGVCGPFRDDLKDQTQYCGMFLTPTLRNSATRHVFFHNGVFHTLDQVMAFYNERSISPQKFYSRGADGKVDEYDDIPPRYRANVDVTDAPFDRKPGDKPAMTAQDIKDIEAFLGTLTDEPAQH, encoded by the coding sequence ATGACAGCTCGCCCCGCGTTCCCGTCTCCCGACGCCTCCGGCACCCCCGCGCCGCGCGCCCCTTCCCGCCGGTTACGCCGCGCGGCGTTCGTGCTCGGCGCGGCCGTGCTCGGCTATGGCGCGTTCGCGATCGCGTTCCCCGCGCAGGTGCCGGCGGCGCTCGGCACCGTCGTCGCCGACTGGACGGGCGCGAATCCGCATCCGGTCGTGCTGCAGCGTCCGGCCGCGCAGCCGCTGTCGGCGGTTGCGCAGCTCGGGCGCGCGCTGTTCGTCGATCCGTCGCTGTCCGCGTCGGGCAAGCAGTCGTGCGCGTCGTGCCACAGCCCCGATCATGCGTACGGCCCGCCGAACGCGCTCGACGTGCAGCCGGGCGGCCTCGCGATGACGCAGCAGGGGTATCGCCCGCCGCCGTCGCTGATGTACCTGTACCGTCAACCGAATTTCAGCATCGGCCCCGATGCCGGTGAAAACGACGCCGCACCGAGTGTCGCGCAGCAGGCCGCGTCGGCGGCCGGCGTCGTCAAGGCGCAGAAGGTGGCTGGCACGTCGGCCGCGCCCCAGCTCGTGCCGCAGGGCGGGATGTTCTGGGACGGCCGCGCCGATACGCTGCAGCAGCAGGCGTTCGGCCCGCTGCTGAATCCGGTCGAGATGGCGAACGCGAGCATCGACGACGTCGCGCACAAGCTCGCGCAGTCGCCGCACCGCGCGCAGTTCGAGCAACTGTTCGGCACGCGCGTGTTCGACAGCCCGCAGCTCGCGGTATCGGAGGCGATGTTCGCGATCGCGCGGTATCAGGTCGAGGATCCGTCGTTCCATCCGTACAGCAGCAAGTACGACCGCTGGCTCGAAGGCCGCGCGCGCCTGTCGCAGGCCGAGCTGCGCGGGCTGCGCCTGTTCAACGATCCGGACAAGGCGAATTGCGCGGGCTGCCACTTGTCGAAGCCCGGCAAGGACGGGCTGCCGCCGATGTTTACCGACTACCAGTACGAGGCGCTCGGCGCGCCGCGCAACAAGCAACTGGCGCAGAACCGCAACGCGGCGTTCTACGACCTCGGCGTGTGCGGGCCGTTCCGCGACGACCTGAAGGACCAGACGCAGTATTGCGGGATGTTCCTCACGCCGACGCTGCGCAATTCGGCGACGCGTCATGTGTTCTTCCACAACGGCGTGTTCCATACGCTCGACCAGGTAATGGCGTTCTACAACGAGCGCAGCATCTCGCCGCAGAAGTTCTATTCGCGCGGCGCGGACGGCAAGGTCGACGAGTACGACGATATTCCGCCGAGGTATCGCGCGAACGTCGACGTGACCGACGCTCCGTTCGATCGCAAGCCGGGCGACAAACCCGCGATGACGGCGCAGGATATCAAGGATATCGAAGCGTTTCTCGGCACGTTGACTGACGAGCCGGCGCAGCATTGA